TGGTCCAATGCCTGTCCGATTAGGAAAACCTCGACGATAAAAGGAGAGAATTCATGTTTTTCATGGAGTGAAGCTAGCCCAGTGGGGAGGCTAAAGGGCATGTAAAAACAAACATGTCCAACGTGTAAAGGCTTGGTGCAATTGCAGATGGACCACTAGTGggcaataaagaaaaatatcaaaatttaatcaTCTCGTTTcttgaaccaaaaaaaaaaaaaatcttctcaaataTGGGTCCGAGTAACTGGGAATCTTGGAAGTGAGGGTTAGTTCTAATTTCTAAATGATTAGTCATTTTAAGTGACGAGGCCATGACATGTGACTTTTTTTGAGAGGAATATTTTTGAAACACGTCTTTTTGGACTTGTTACATTTAACATGACATGTGACTTTTTTGAggggaatatttttttaagccCATCTGGACTTGTTACATTTAACTTTACAAGTGACTTTTTTGAGAGGAATATTTTGAAACACATCTTTCTCAACTTGTTATAATCACCGTTCGTATGTCTTTGTGTTTGGGACGAAGGTATATCCTCCTCCTTCCTTTGTTCCCACAAAAAGCATATTTtagattatatttggttttgaaaaatattataattttttttgaaattattttcttatggttttattatgaaaaataaataaatataattaagattatttaaaaatttatgaattttaaaattatttaatctttatataatctaaaaaaataaataaaataaattttaaaaagtatataaaaatattttattaactttgaatattttttttttcttctaattttttttccttttcttacattttccttcatttttttggaAGCAAATATAGTCTTAAAATTAAACTTCTTTAGAtgatactttgatttttttttaaataataataataatagttttttatataaataatagagattaatctttaaaaaatttaaaattattttaaaaaatacaagaattttattagtttaaaatttaaaataaatttctatgtatatatatatatgactatAGATATATACAGCAATGTATAATTAtatgagttattttttaaaaacggttATTAAACAAGACATAAATAATCCCAGTAACCAAACACACCCAGTGACCAGGGAAGAAGCCAAATCTGAAATCCCCATTCTCAACAAACTCATTATACAGCAGGCGCGTGGGCAGCACGGCATTTGCACATCATTTAAAACAGCAACAAATCACTATTCAGTCAACCCCTCAAACACAGGGTAACGCAAAACAGTCACAGGCCCTTTCCGAACTGTCGACGTGAATGATGTAACCGACCGCAGCTGCACCGGAACAAAACCCAGAGGGTAACGTGTAGTGTGGGTCCACAGAAAAGGATTATGATGCCGTGGCGATGGGTTCTGATAAACGTGGGCCCACATCccaaaatttctccattccaaCAAAAATTGAAGGAGTGCTCGCGTTTTGCGCCCTcattttcaatttccttttccttaattttcatgttttccaAGGCCATGCTTGGTTGCTTCCAAGGCAAATACAGAACTCGTGAAACTAACAGAAACAAACCTTGGGAATAGCCTAAATCTGGAGCCTTAgataaaatatagtaataataataacataggCAGCTCAGAGTTGTAAGTCCAAAACAGCGCAGAAAAAACGTGTAAAAGGCAGAGGCTCGTAACATGAGACGCCTCGCCTTTTCTCTTCCGGCGACTCCTCCTGAAACTTAGGGTTCCGTACTATCGGCAGATACAACAGAaagtcctttttcttttttccatttttggaaaaaagttttATAGTGAATTTCGTTCGAAGCTGACGATTACTCATTGATCAAACATCAGATTTTCTTTGGGAATCAATCCGGTGAAGCAGGTGCGAGTTTGATTCCTTTCCGTTCATCTGTTCATGCATTGCTgttacttttgtttttcaatttttaatttttagttttacttttTGATTTTCGGCTTGAGTTCAACCGGATTGGTGTTGCAAGAAAATGATGTGATAGTActctgttttttatttgttgtttgaCTTTCTGGTAGATTCTGattctatctctctctctctctctgtctttttttttttctttttttggttattttggtTTGATAATCTATTGTTTCGTTTGATGCATATtaaggacttttttttttttttttctaatatagggtttgaattttggttttttatgcCATTATCGATTGAATCTTCATCTTACTTAGCCACAAgtatctttgaaaattttatgtgattttggatatttgagagctaattatatattgaaaatttcttattattatttactgtTGCGCAATTTCTGTTGTAGAATTGAGAAATGTTCTACTTTGAACTTTTAATTTCAGTGCATTTGATCTTTGTGAGAATTTGGACCACTCCTGAATCTCTCTTATTTATCAGGGTGGTTTTCTGCAAATTCTCATCTGGTTGGTCTATGATTAAAGATGAGAACATTTGTTCTGTATGTCCGTCAATTTAGATCAGCTTTTCAACATCGACGATACAGCTTCCTGAGTGACTTGTCAAGGAGGCAAAAGGTTTCCGTAAATTGGCAGACGAGTGGTGCTTCCAAGCCCCTTCACAATGCTGGAATTGCTAGATATTTACTCCCCGTGTCTATGGTTACAAGAAATCTGGTCACTGATTCTGCAAAAGTTGCTAATGAAGGTTGTCTTCTAATAATCATCTTCTAGTCCTTTTCAGTTTTTGTTTGTATTTGGTTACACAGAATTGGATATGCTTTGGAATACGATCTCTGGAATTTGAAAATCTAGATTTTACTGTGGAATTGTTTTTCTGCATTTGGGGCATAGAATCAAATATAGAACTGAAAATCAATTCAATGCTTTGGTATATTAAGCAGACAAACTGTGGAATTGGAGCCCCTAAGTTCCATTCCAAAGGTCCTAATCTAGTGCAACCAAAGGACATATGAGCTGATTTCAGAGAAATTGATTTTCTCATCTTTGTTGGTTGTGATTGTCATTGGTTCAGTAAAAGAGGTAAGCAGAGCAGGGCCACTTGTGGAGTATGACCGAAGAATTGCTGAGGGTGAACTTGTGGATGGTGATAACTGTCAGGTATGACAACAAGTTTGATTCTTCTTTGCATACCTGTGTACAAATCCAGCACAGTGAATTGAATAGTTTTTATGCCCTCAACCTGGATGGTTTTTGTAATGAGCACCTTTTGAGTATAACTTGTGAGTTGCACCACCATATGGTTAGACTCAGGATTGGTCTCTGATGCTGTTTAATAATGTACAATGAAATTAGATTCAGGACCGACCCCATTTCACCAAGAAAACTGAACAAAAGAAATATGAAGTCTCATTTTCTCCACTGTTTACAGTTcaggaaaagagaagaaataaaaCATGACTTTTTTCCCTTCTTGGGCAAAGATCACCTTAACTCAGCCAACTTATTCTACAATACTTAGTTGAATTGACCTTTTTTCCTCCTTTCTTGCCCACTTTATGTCTTCTGCAGAAGGTATGTGTacttatttctaaatttatggCTGAGAGATGAGTGTGTTATTTCCTAAATTGGTCCAGACACTTATTTGGATTTGTCTCTCATCCAATTTTTTAATAGAAGAATATTCCGACTAATATTTGCAGGTAGGCACCTTAAGAGAACTTCAGAGACTCTATGATGACCTTGTAATGTCAGCCGATGCCTGCAGTTTGGATCGCTATACAGCTTCTGAGAAAGCTGGGAGGTAAATACTCCTCTGGCTCCTTATATCTCTGCTATCCTGAAGCACATATCTATATAGAAAATCATGTTTATATTCTTTGCACAGGCTTCTTGATGTTCCATTTTGCATCAGAgtcttaaaattttcttatagcTTGTTTTCtatatcatttttccatttAGTTATCGTTTTGTTTGTCTTCAGGAGTCGGTGGTTGTGGTCCCGCTTCATACCACAATCTTCATATTCACCTGTGAAAGGACTCTATCTTTATGGAGGAGTTGGCACAGGGAAAACTATGTTGATGGACTTGTTCTTCAACCAACTGTAAGTGTACCATGGTGATTTTATTAGCTATAGCATTTTTCTCTAAGAAGCTAATTTAAGTATTGACTAGAATTGAGAACCAATCCTAGTAAATGTGAACTATATCTAAGAGTGGTTTTTAAGATTTCTATTTGTTAGCTTCATTATCAACTTTGCCTCATCACCATTCGTAGTCTTTTCATTATCTAATACTAGTTTCCACTTTCTCAGGCCAGACAGCTGGAGGAAAAGAAGGATTCATTTTCATGACTTCATGCTGGTTGTTCATAGCCGCTTGCAAGTAAGAATACAGATCTATGATGTATACTTCAGTCCAGAGCAATGGAAATTTCTGATTTAAAAGGAAAGTATATTAGACAAAAAACGATTGTTTTGATTAGTTATTGTCCATAATGTATGTGGTTTTTCCAACATGAAGGAAGAGTTCAATGTAAATGGAAAATTGTTTTGACACAAATGATTATTGTgattaagatattaaaattgaaataatatgtACATAATTAGCGATTTTCATTCTTGTACTTCATAAAAAATCTGCAGTATATTATCAGCCAGACCAGAATATTCCTTTGGTCAGTGGGCAATATCCTGGATATGCGATATTTATGGCCTTATAGGCTACATTAACCTTATATCACTGACTGGTATTGGTTTTGCTTAATTTTGTCTAATCTAGCTTTTCTTTTAGTCATTCACTattctctctcatttttttcattaacaTTTGATGAAAGACAGCTAGATCTTATAATTGGGACACAAATTTTTCTATTATGATCATAACACAAACTTTATTATCACTTGGAACCAACTTTGAACATGCTTTTTCTGAACTTACATGGGAATAAAATGCGgactttgaattaaatttaacttGTAGTTTTTGTAATTGCAGAGGCACAAGGGTGTAGCAGATCCACTTGAAGTTGTTGCAGGAGAGATATCCGATGAAGCAATTTTGTTATGTCTTGATGAATTCATGGTATACTAGAAATAGATATGCATGTTGGTGCTTCAGGTTGTCAATCATATTTgatagtcttatatttttggggTCGTTTGTTGAATTTCCCTTTTTTGAGTGGTTTTCATAGGTGACTGATGTTGCTGATGCATTGATACTGAACCGTCTTTTCGGACATTTATTCAGCAATGGCTGTGTGAgtagttttaagttttaatattcTCAGTTATATGGccttttatataatataaatctaTGAATTTTCTGctggaaataaaattaatttctattttggTTTATACTATTGATTGGAGGCAATTATAGATTCTTGTTTCAACATCAAATCGAGCCCCGGATAAATTGTATGAAGGTGGATTGCAGAGGGATCTTTTTCTCCCCTTCATTTCCACTTTAAAGGTATGTATAATGTTTCCTTACTTAATATGGTGATTAGACAGTCACAAGACCAGTAAGCTTCGGTTGTGTCAAAAGTGGATGTCATTTCACATTTTATGATAGTTTGACAGGCTCAGCTTGTGAGCTTTAGTTGCATTGGCCCAAAATATGAGAAGTCAATGACaggagaaatatatatatatatatatattctctctctctctctctctctctctctctcacacacacacacacacacacacacacacacacacacatatatattgaATCCATACTAAGCCTCTTCTGTTATACTTTCAAGCTTATTTGGTTTGAATCAGTCTATTTGTCACTTTCAGTAATGCCTGAAACTGTGAGGAATCCTTGGTCTGGGTCTGCATGCATGTTGTGTTATATGTGAAGTTAAAGTGTTCAATAACCATACACTCATACTTTTCATCCTCCATGGACCATAATTTCACATTCAGTCAATAAGTGGttgcttttctttttatgtAGGAAAGATGTATAATTCATGAAATTGGTTCGTCAATAGATTATCGGAAAATGACTTCGGTATGAATATTAACCCTTTTAAGTATAAATTTCTTGGTAGTTCACTTCTTCATTCTCAGTTAGtaattccttttcatttttaaattgcCAGTTCTAATTTTTCATGATTACACTTGAACTACAGGCTGAGCAAGGTTTCTTCTTCATTGAGAAAGATGCATCAGGCCTTGTTAAGCAAAAGTTTCAACATTTGATTGGAGAACATACTGCTGTCCCACAAGAGGTGGAAGTTGTCATGGGACGGAAATTGCAGGTATATGCTAAATAAATTTTCTCCTTTGCAGAGGAATATAAAGAGTAGTTACGtagtcaaattttcttttccttgccaGATTTCTTTGGGTGCTAATGGATGTGCATATTTTCCTTTTGAGGATCTCTGTGACAAACCCCTTGGAGCTGCAGATTACTTTGGCCTGTTCAGTAAGTCATTTGTAGTGAGACTCTATTGCACATTAGGATTCGTATAGCAGATGCCTGATAGTTGGGTTAAGTTTTGTTGAGATTAGTTGATTATTGCATATACAGGAAATTGATAGTTAACTATCCAAATCCTCTGCAACTTACCGTAGTTTTGAAGTTGCATATGACTGGACTCTTCTGTTCATGTTGTTTGAATTATAATTCTATTTCCAGACTTTTACTCTATTTTCTTCAGTTTTCTGTGCAAATACAAAATGCTTTGACTTGTTCAgattttttttggttctttttggGTTCATTGTTCATTAGGCTGTACAATATTGTCAGCTTGGCACAGCACATTTCCCAAGTAGAAGCTGCTCAAGTGGTTGGTCCTAAATATCTTCCTGCATTCCCAATGTCTAGCAGTCCAAAAAAATTcggatttttttcttttttgaaaaattattggtGCATAACTTAATGCTTTTATGaatatcttttctttttagaatGAATTCTTAAACTGTTTTGATCCTTATCTTTTTGCAGAAAAATTTCATACCCTAGCACTGGAAGGTGTGCCAATTTTTGGGCTTCACAATAGAACAGCAGCATATCGATTTGTCACTTTAGTTGATGTATGTCCAATTCATTCTCAATTTGTTCGACCAGTGCTAATGCTATAATATTAATTCAGCTTTGTTAAATTTTAAGTTGATTACTTAACCATCCTTGAGCATTCAGTTTCCCTTGCACTCTTACAAAAATATTATGGCAACTTCTCCCCTCATTCTCTCCTTCATTTTTGTCTAGCATTTGAGGAAAAGTTTGGAGAAATTAATGTCAAAAGACAAGATAGAATAGAGAGACAATGACACTAATTTTTTAATGTGGAAAACctttgaaaaagataaaaaaccatgggcCTCAAGCAATCATATaatccactatgaagaaaaattagctgaatacaaggtttttCCTAGCCCAAGCCTCCCATCCTCTCCCGAACCACTTTCCTAGAACCTTCAAGCTTTAGCTACCACCAAGTGACTTGCATgacctttttattcttttttattatggGACATTCAAATGCAAAGTGGCCTTTTCCCTCACATTTAAAACATTCAATTTCCAACTCCTTTTTCAcgcctttttctcttttccaattGAGTTCCTCCATTTTTTACCATCATTTGATCTCTTCTTGGATTTTCTGAATTTCATGTACTActtaaattttctaacaaaCCTTGTAAATTCTCTTTGACATTTTCTCATCATCTTCACTTTCGGAACTTAGGGACTCCTCTTTAATAGCATTCAAAGCAACTCCCCTAGCTTTCCTAGGTGATCCAAGGGTCATCTCAAATGTTTGGAGAGAACCTACAGATTCTTATGCAATTTGCTTGGTGATTGCAAAACCAATTTCCTGTGAAGCTGGCTTGGatatataattatgtttaaaattgaTCGAGTGGTAAAACTTTTTGGAAGCCATTAGAAGTTGTTTGACCTCAAAGTTGGTTCAATTCAGGTCATATATGAGACCAAGTGTTCTATGCATAGCAAATCAAGAAAATGAGGTGATGCCTTCTTATTGaaaggtcatgtttggttgtctcATGAAAATTGAACCACAACTTTGTTTTCAGCATAGAGCCTTTAATGggccattttttgttttgtgtttGCATGTGAAAGCAATTATTCTTAGGATTTCGTGggcatttttttatatatatatttatatattttaaccaTATGATAGCCTGAAATGATAGATGATAATATTTCTAAATCATCACTCATGATGTTTATTCTGTTCTTTAACAATCCATGCATTCTGCCGAATTTGGTTTGAACTTCTGCAAAATCTTTGATCTAGTGCTTGTTAATGCCTTTTTACTGAACTATGACCTCTtgattattagaaaatattttttaatgaattttggACCTTGCATGTCTCTCATACAACTTTCCTGGACTTTCAAATGgggaaattgttttttcatgagaaattaatcttaatttgaTGTGTCTCTCTTATTGCAATTACAGGTGATGTACGAGAACAAGGCCAGACTGTTATGCACAGCTGAGGGAAGTCCTCTTCAACTTTTTGAAAGGATTGT
Above is a window of Vitis vinifera cultivar Pinot Noir 40024 chromosome 11, ASM3070453v1 DNA encoding:
- the LOC100260349 gene encoding uncharacterized protein LOC100260349, coding for MRTFVLYVRQFRSAFQHRRYSFLSDLSRRQKVSVNWQTSGASKPLHNAGIARYLLPVSMVTRNLVTDSAKVANEVKEVSRAGPLVEYDRRIAEGELVDGDNCQVGTLRELQRLYDDLVMSADACSLDRYTASEKAGRSRWLWSRFIPQSSYSPVKGLYLYGGVGTGKTMLMDLFFNQLPDSWRKRRIHFHDFMLVVHSRLQRHKGVADPLEVVAGEISDEAILLCLDEFMVTDVADALILNRLFGHLFSNGCILVSTSNRAPDKLYEGGLQRDLFLPFISTLKERCIIHEIGSSIDYRKMTSAEQGFFFIEKDASGLVKQKFQHLIGEHTAVPQEVEVVMGRKLQISLGANGCAYFPFEDLCDKPLGAADYFGLFKKFHTLALEGVPIFGLHNRTAAYRFVTLVDVMYENKARLLCTAEGSPLQLFERIVTIADAQNMAPRTSSRSRKNDDFDLCVDNELGFAKDRTISRLTEMNSKEYLEQHAAMLAEKQLSQDDGDEKALQA